DNA from Thermoproteota archaeon:
TTTGGAAGAGGATCAAGATCAAGAGGGAGAGGGAGGAGCTGGAGAGGACAGTCAGAGATCTGCCTGATATAACCGTTCTTAAGGCCTTACTTAGCATCGAGCCGGATGAAAGGGTCTCGAGGTCAAACACAATTACTCGAGTAATGATGAAGATATCGCGCGATATCCACCTAACCGTGGGCCTATCGGGAGACCGCATCGCTTTGGGTAGTCCCCGATCCGACCTAGGCAGGGCTCTTCACAGGATCTCCGTAGCTGCGGGGAGAAGAGGGGTTAGAAGATAAGTAATTGTGATTTATCCTCACATTTCAATAGGTTTTTACAGTTCTCCGGGACGTAATGTCGTAATGGGCAGGGTACTTGTCCTGACCTCGCTGTTGATCTCGCTGGCGCTACTGACAACCCTGCTGGTCATCCGTCAGCCGAGAGAGCCCCGTACTCACCAGCTCGAGCTGATCATCTTGGTCGATAACAATCCCTTTGACGGACTGAAGGCTGCGTGGGGCCTCTCCCTCCTAGCTAAGATCAATGGAACCTCAATTCTGTTCGACACCGGACCCGATCCAGAGGTGCTGAGGAGCAACTGCGAGGCTCTAGGGGTGGATCTCTCCTCAGTCGACTTCGTGGTCCTGTCCCATGAGCACGCGGATCATACAGGGGGGATATCTTATGTGATCAGCAGGAACCCCGGAATCAAGATCTACGTCCCAGAGGGCTTTGACGAGGGGCTAATACGCCGAATGGAAGAGCTAGGAGCTGATGTGGTGGTGCTTGAGGGACCGACTGAGCTGGACGATGGTATAATGACGACAGGTCCTCTGAGAGGTCCTCCGAGCGAGCAGGGACTCCTCGTCAGGATCCCAGAGGGATCGGGATGGGTGTTGATGACCGGCTGCGCCCATCCGGGAATAGAGGAGATGATGAGGAGGGCGAAGAACCTAACGGGAAACCTATACGCAGTCATCGGGGGCTTTCACCTGATCGGGGCCGATGCTAATAGACTTAGGAGTTTGGTAGAAGCGATAAAGGAGGTAGGCGTGAAGGAGGTGTACCCCATCCACTGCTCCGGGGATGAGGCTAGGTTCTTCATTAGGGAACACCTCCCCGAAGCCTACAGGGACGGCCACGTCGGATCTGTGATAAGGTGGGAGCGTGGCTGATGTGCGGCTAACGGTGGTCGTGGATAACAGGGCCAAGGAGGGCCTCAGGAGGGAGTGGGGATGGAGCGCTCACATTGAAGCTCACGGACGCAGGATCCTTTTCGACGCTGGAGCGAGCCCCTCCACTCTGAAGTTCAACGCTGAAAGGCTGGGCTTGGACCTCTCGCATCTCGACTTCGCGGTTCTGAGCCATCATCACGGCGATCATTACGGGGGATTCCGGTACGTAGGTAGCGTGGCCAAGGATTTGAAGGTCTACTCACCTCCTGGGGACCTCGGGTATCTAAGGGAATGGGAGCTGAATCCCGTGCCGATCTCTTCCCCTCTGGAAGTGGAGAGAGGGTTCTGGCTGACGGGCCCCTTAAGAGCTGGGTGGATCTCGGAGCAGGCGCTGGCTATCTCAACTGAGGAGGGGTTGGTAGTCGTGGTGGGCTGCTCCCACCCTGGGGTCCATCGCTTGGTCAGAGCGGCGAGGGATATCAGCGGTATCAACGTATTCTTGGTTGTGGGGGGCTTTCACATGCCCAGCAAGCGCGTCCTCGATAAGCTCGCTGAAATGAGCCAGAAGATATGCCCAGCCCACTGCAGTGGTGGTGGATCCGTAAGCTATCTCAGGAGGAAATATCCCGAGAAGCTATGCGAGGTTATGGCAGGTAGTATCCTGACCTTAAGCTAGGCAGATCGGATCAATCCCAGTCGCCGTTTGACTCCACTAGGGACCTGAGCACCTTTCCTATTTCCCTTTCGAGCTCAGGGAACCTCTTGGACATATCATCTATGGATGAGTGGAGCTCCGCGAACTCGAGATCCGATCCTTCCAACCTGTCACAGTCAAGTTTGAAGGACTTGAATATCCTACCCTCGTATCTCCCGAAACCCTTCCTCTCTAGGCTCCTCTCCACCCTAGCTAGGACCCTCGAGTGCGGGAAATCGCTCTTACCTTCCACTAGAGAGGAGATCAAGTCCTTCAACATGACCTCTCCTTCACTGAGCCTGTGCAGTTCTCCCTCGAGTCCATCCACCTGAATGCCCCTCTTCCTCGATATCTCGTGTCCCCTTACCCTTCTACTCAGGAGGAGACCCTTCTCCTTCCTGTCTATGTAACTGATGGTCAGAGCTTCTTCCCTCGTCAACCACTGGAGGGCAGCCATGATGACTTTGGTGGCGAGATCTTCTCTCGAAACCTTCTGTCCGGAGCATGGATCCTTGTACCCTACAAGTTTCGACTTCTTTGCGAAAAGAAGCGGTCTAACGAATACCATCTCGCTCGATAACAAAAGAGCACCTTCTATCTCCCCGAGTGCACCTTATAAACCAAGAGGGTGATACGATTCTCTCCACATATCTGGCTGGAACGGGGGATAGGACATCATATTCAGATAGGGATCACTTTAAGTACTCGTATGTTTAGGAGCCGGGAGGTGTCCCTTAGAGGTTCGAATTCAACTGACCGCATTCAGCACCTTTCACGACTCCCTTAGTGAGGGGATCTCACAGCTGTCCCAAGTACTTGAAATCGCTCTCAACAAACTCCTTCAAGGAGACGAGTAGAAAAGCGTAGGTCCTTAAGGAACCCTTGCTTTTCACACAACGAAGAAATCCATCTAACCACCTCAACAGGTGATTTTTTAAGAAATTTAACTCATCCTTCCTAAGGAGAGCTAGCTCAGTTAAGTTTCCGTTCTCCAAGGATTCAAACTCCTTACTCGTCAGATAGTGGAGGAATTCCAACTCTACCGCCAAGTGATCGGGCGTTGCTCCCTTCACTCCCACGCCGCATCCCTCGTAGAAGTCAATTAGCTCGCTTAAGATGTCCGCTTCTCTCCTCAGATCATCTTCCACATGATCAGATGGAGCATCCCCGGCCCTATCCCCTTTCAAGTACTCCCTCTCAAATGGTGGACAGGGTGGAGCCGGGTTACCTAGCTCGAACGTTGCCACGTATTCGGCTTGGAAGAGATCCCTGCCCAGTCTCCCTAGCTCGCTGAGGTACTCCCTTCTAGCGCGATCCAACTCCTCTACAGCTCGTTGGCAGTCTAGAATCTCCGAAAGCATGCTCAAAATGTACTTCAGTTCCTCCATCCTCCTGTCGAACTCCTCAATGTCCTTATCGTAAGGGTAATCCAGCAACTCGGAAAAATACTTGTAGGCTAGTGATCGAAACCCCGCAACCTCATTATGCCTCAAATAATCACACCCTCCTACCCAAAAAACAAGATAGGGGAGTTAGGCTCTGGACATAGGGACCCCGAGCGCCCTTAAGAGGAACTCTAGCACGCTGTGTCCTTGAGCCATGTAGCCACCAGCGGCTCCAAGCAGTGAAACGGTGAACCCGCCCAAAATCGCCAGTATCACTGCGTAAGTTAAGGCCACCCTATCCTTCCAGATCTCCCGTCCCATCACTGAGAACATGTAGTAGATAGCAGTGTAAACGAAGAAAGAGACTATGGCTAACGTGGTCTTGAACCTGAACCATGGCGAGGCAACGAAGGTTCCAGTTGGAAAGTCGGTGATGGCCGCTGCGCATGTCACTAAGATCGATAGGAGAGATAGGAAGGACATCACATGTATCGGATAGCTCAGTTTGCTCGATAATTCGCGCTTGTTCATGAGCTCAGCTACGAGGCCAACGACTATTAGCAGACTGGATCCCGCTGCGAACCCCACCGCGAAGTGGGAGGACATGGAGTGCCAGGCGGAGTGGATGACTAGACTCATGAGACTCCACCTCCCTTAAGGTACCTCCTAACCAGCACCGCGGCGATCCCGATTAGGACTATGGCGCTTATTATAGCGGCTGCAAGTTCCTGAAGGAGCCAACTTGGCAGAGCGTTGGATGCGGCTCCACTCACTGATACGCTGACGACTACCGCCCCGTAAGCAAGGAGTACGAGGAAGGGTATCACCCCCAGCATCGTTCCCCAAGAGAAGAAGAGCCTCTTGGACACGCTCATACTCACTCACCTCCCCTGTATCCGGTGAGGATGCGGATGAGTTCCGAGTCCTGTCCCTTCTGCCTCTCCCTCTCGAGTATCTCCTTCACCCTCCATACCTCCTTACCGAAGAGCTCCTCCAAGAGGTGAGGATCGTACCTCGGTGTTCCATCCTCCTTGGGAGGCAGCAGGACGGGAGGTATGTAGAGCACCCTTGGATTAGTGTTGTACTGGGGCAGCAAAGGCAGCGCCACCTTGTACTCTCTCACAAGCGTATAGACGGGGCTGGAGGGATCATCCGCCCTGCCGAAGAACCTAGCCCTAGCAGGGCATACGTGGACGCAGACGGGCTCCTCTCCCCTGTCTATCAGCGGAGCGCACATTATGCACTTTGTGGGCGTTCCCCTGACGTGGTTCCAGAAGACCCTAGCGTAGGGACACGTTTCGAAGCACGCCTGACAGCCCATGCAGAGCTGCGGATCTAACATCACCACTCCATCCTCGCGCTTGTAGAGGGCGTGGGACGGACATGAATCCACACAGGGTGCATTGTCACAGTGCATGCACTGGATGGGAAGGTAGAAGAACCAAGCGTCGTCCGGGGTCTCACCGCCTCCTATGTCCCAGTCCCAGTTTGGACCCCAAGTGGGCCTCGGCTCCGGTGTGATCTTGGGGGGTATCTCACCGGTGGGATTATTCACCAAATTGCCGTACCTGAACTCCACCACCTGCTCTAAGTCGCTTGGGGCGAGCCTCTCTCCTCTTTTCTTCTTATCGATCCAGTTCTTGGGATAGCCAGTCCCTGGCCTCGTTTCAGCGATGATCCACCAAGCGTGGTCTGCCCCCTCCTCTTTGGAGGTCCACCACTCTTTACAAGCTATTGCGCACGCCTGACAACCCAAGCACTTGTTAAGATCGGTGACTATAACGTAGCCCTTCTCCACCATTTCTCACACCCCCTATATCTTCTCCACCTCCACACTCGTGTCGCACTCGTTTCCGGTCACTCCCCAGAGGTTCCATCCGTACTTGAGGTGGTAGAACGGTGGGTTAGGCTCCTCCGGATAAACGACGGCCTGAGTGGGCTTCGGTCTTATCGGCGTCACGCCGTTGTACCATCCCTTTACGAACGTGATCATCTCCGCCCCATTAGCTATCCAGATCTCTC
Protein-coding regions in this window:
- a CDS encoding MBL fold metallo-hydrolase; this encodes MGRVLVLTSLLISLALLTTLLVIRQPREPRTHQLELIILVDNNPFDGLKAAWGLSLLAKINGTSILFDTGPDPEVLRSNCEALGVDLSSVDFVVLSHEHADHTGGISYVISRNPGIKIYVPEGFDEGLIRRMEELGADVVVLEGPTELDDGIMTTGPLRGPPSEQGLLVRIPEGSGWVLMTGCAHPGIEEMMRRAKNLTGNLYAVIGGFHLIGADANRLRSLVEAIKEVGVKEVYPIHCSGDEARFFIREHLPEAYRDGHVGSVIRWERG
- a CDS encoding MBL fold metallo-hydrolase, whose translation is MADVRLTVVVDNRAKEGLRREWGWSAHIEAHGRRILFDAGASPSTLKFNAERLGLDLSHLDFAVLSHHHGDHYGGFRYVGSVAKDLKVYSPPGDLGYLREWELNPVPISSPLEVERGFWLTGPLRAGWISEQALAISTEEGLVVVVGCSHPGVHRLVRAARDISGINVFLVVGGFHMPSKRVLDKLAEMSQKICPAHCSGGGSVSYLRRKYPEKLCEVMAGSILTLS
- a CDS encoding molecular chaperone TorD family protein, with amino-acid sequence MRHNEVAGFRSLAYKYFSELLDYPYDKDIEEFDRRMEELKYILSMLSEILDCQRAVEELDRARREYLSELGRLGRDLFQAEYVATFELGNPAPPCPPFEREYLKGDRAGDAPSDHVEDDLRREADILSELIDFYEGCGVGVKGATPDHLAVELEFLHYLTSKEFESLENGNLTELALLRKDELNFLKNHLLRWLDGFLRCVKSKGSLRTYAFLLVSLKEFVESDFKYLGQL
- a CDS encoding 4Fe-4S dicluster domain-containing protein yields the protein MVEKGYVIVTDLNKCLGCQACAIACKEWWTSKEEGADHAWWIIAETRPGTGYPKNWIDKKKRGERLAPSDLEQVVEFRYGNLVNNPTGEIPPKITPEPRPTWGPNWDWDIGGGETPDDAWFFYLPIQCMHCDNAPCVDSCPSHALYKREDGVVMLDPQLCMGCQACFETCPYARVFWNHVRGTPTKCIMCAPLIDRGEEPVCVHVCPARARFFGRADDPSSPVYTLVREYKVALPLLPQYNTNPRVLYIPPVLLPPKEDGTPRYDPHLLEELFGKEVWRVKEILERERQKGQDSELIRILTGYRGGE